Proteins found in one Erythrobacter sp. KY5 genomic segment:
- a CDS encoding outer membrane lipoprotein carrier protein LolA, with product MTMLKHLRRIGMALAAAGTIALGVSLPHGEPAPHALAQSSADLDRAVAALRGISTMKADFSQTDRQGRTARGTMTLKSPGKIRFDYGRDSDLLVVSNGRSLYMVDYEVNQVERWPIRNSPLGALLDPQRDMKDYGTLVPTGNPDVVSVDVRDPSKPEFGRINLIFVRNSNAPGGLQLTHWVALDSQNHRTTVRLTNHRYGVSVPDSTFNFRDPRRSSRRPG from the coding sequence ATGACCATGCTCAAACATCTCCGCCGCATCGGTATGGCACTCGCCGCTGCCGGGACGATCGCACTTGGCGTGTCGCTGCCTCATGGCGAGCCGGCACCGCATGCGCTCGCGCAATCCTCCGCCGACCTTGATCGTGCGGTAGCGGCTTTGCGCGGTATTTCGACCATGAAGGCCGATTTTTCGCAGACCGACAGACAGGGTCGGACCGCGCGCGGGACCATGACGCTCAAGAGCCCGGGCAAGATTCGTTTCGATTACGGTCGTGATTCTGATTTGCTGGTCGTCTCAAACGGCCGCTCGCTTTACATGGTCGACTATGAGGTCAATCAGGTCGAGCGTTGGCCGATCCGCAACTCGCCGCTCGGCGCGCTGCTCGATCCCCAGCGCGACATGAAGGATTACGGGACACTGGTCCCCACCGGCAATCCGGACGTGGTCAGTGTTGATGTTCGCGACCCTAGCAAACCGGAATTCGGGCGCATCAATCTTATCTTTGTACGCAATTCCAATGCGCCGGGCGGTTTGCAGCTGACACATTGGGTCGCGCTCGATTCACAGAACCACCGGACGACTGTGCGACTCACGAATCACCGCTATGGCGTTTCGGTTCCTGACAGCACGTTCAATTTCCGCGATCCGCGCCGCTCATCCCGTCGTCCGGGCTGA
- the arfB gene encoding alternative ribosome rescue aminoacyl-tRNA hydrolase ArfB yields the protein MDPALLDRAHAIAEETFLAGSGPGGQNANKVATEVQLRVNIYALRLSPPVFARLRDIAGSKLTASGDLLITARAHRTQDANRQAARDKLDELLKDAHRAPKKRAKTRVNRVGKTQRLKAKKARGEVKAKRGKVSRSDW from the coding sequence GTGGATCCTGCTCTCCTCGACCGGGCTCACGCCATTGCCGAGGAGACATTCCTCGCTGGATCGGGGCCAGGCGGGCAGAACGCGAACAAGGTAGCGACCGAAGTCCAGCTGCGGGTCAACATCTACGCGCTGCGCCTGTCACCTCCGGTTTTTGCAAGGCTGCGCGATATCGCAGGATCGAAGCTGACCGCTTCCGGCGATCTGCTAATCACCGCGAGGGCACACCGAACCCAAGATGCGAATCGGCAGGCCGCACGCGACAAGCTCGATGAGTTGCTCAAGGACGCGCATCGCGCTCCGAAGAAGCGCGCCAAGACCCGCGTCAACAGGGTAGGCAAGACCCAGCGCCTCAAGGCAAAGAAGGCGCGCGGAGAAGTCAAAGCCAAGCGCGGCAAGGTCAGTCGCTCGGATTGGTAA
- a CDS encoding helicase HerA-like domain-containing protein, translated as MSEIFLGLGGNGENQSLALGRANRHGLIAGATGTGKTVTLQGLAESFSAKGVPVFVADVKGDLSGIAMPGSPTFKHADKLEGRARELGMDDYAYSDNPVIFWDLYGKQGHPIRTTVTEMGPLLLSRLLDLNDTQEGVLQIVFRHADDNGLLLLDFGDLQSLLQWANENSKELSGVYGNVSRQSVGAIQRQLLSFEAQGADHFFGEPALEIDDFLQTDENGRGYVNVLAADQLMRSPKLYATFLLWLLAELFESLPEVGDPEKPKLVFFFDEAHLLFDDAPKALQDKIEQVVRLIRSKGVGVFFVTQNPIDIPEDVAGQLGNRVQHALRAFTKRDQRAIKAAAETFRINEELDVEEAITELKVGEALVSTLDEDGAPTVVQRTLIKPPRSRLGPVTAKERAIIQSVSPFDGKYDERIDRESAEEVLAQKAVDAVETAKEVEEIGREEVAKRSRKTKSIWEKAISRGTKVAAGGMAGAAAAAVLGKKSRANPMRSGITSAAGSIATDFAGPIAGRFVRNLIGGLMR; from the coding sequence ATGAGCGAGATTTTCCTTGGGCTGGGCGGCAATGGCGAGAACCAGAGTCTCGCGTTGGGCCGCGCGAACCGGCACGGCCTGATCGCTGGCGCGACCGGGACGGGCAAGACGGTGACGCTTCAGGGGCTGGCGGAGAGCTTTTCTGCCAAAGGCGTGCCGGTGTTCGTCGCCGATGTGAAGGGCGACCTGTCCGGCATCGCAATGCCCGGTTCGCCCACATTCAAACACGCCGACAAATTGGAGGGCCGGGCCAGGGAACTGGGCATGGATGACTATGCCTATTCGGACAATCCGGTCATTTTCTGGGATCTCTATGGCAAGCAGGGCCACCCGATCCGCACCACGGTCACCGAGATGGGGCCACTGCTGCTGTCTCGCCTGCTCGACCTCAATGACACACAAGAGGGCGTGCTTCAGATCGTTTTCCGCCATGCCGACGATAACGGGCTGCTGCTGCTCGATTTCGGTGATTTGCAATCGTTGCTGCAATGGGCGAATGAGAACTCGAAAGAATTGTCGGGCGTCTACGGCAATGTTTCCAGGCAATCGGTTGGCGCAATCCAGCGGCAGCTGTTGAGCTTCGAAGCGCAAGGGGCGGACCATTTCTTTGGTGAACCGGCGCTCGAAATCGACGACTTTCTCCAGACCGATGAAAATGGTCGCGGCTATGTCAACGTCCTCGCCGCCGACCAGTTGATGCGCAGCCCGAAACTGTACGCGACCTTTCTGCTCTGGCTGCTCGCGGAACTCTTCGAAAGCCTTCCCGAAGTGGGTGATCCGGAAAAGCCCAAGCTCGTTTTCTTCTTCGATGAAGCACACCTGCTTTTCGACGATGCGCCCAAGGCTCTGCAGGACAAGATCGAACAGGTCGTGCGCCTTATTCGATCCAAGGGTGTCGGCGTATTCTTTGTGACGCAAAACCCGATAGATATACCCGAAGACGTCGCAGGCCAGCTTGGCAACCGGGTACAGCATGCGCTTCGTGCCTTTACCAAGCGGGATCAGCGGGCGATCAAGGCGGCTGCCGAGACGTTTCGGATCAACGAGGAACTCGACGTTGAAGAGGCGATCACCGAGCTCAAGGTTGGCGAGGCGCTGGTGTCTACTCTCGACGAAGATGGTGCGCCGACTGTGGTCCAGCGCACGCTTATCAAGCCGCCACGCTCACGGCTCGGCCCGGTGACGGCGAAGGAGCGTGCGATCATTCAATCGGTCAGTCCCTTCGATGGCAAGTACGACGAACGCATCGATCGAGAGAGCGCAGAAGAAGTGCTCGCACAAAAAGCCGTCGATGCGGTCGAAACCGCCAAAGAGGTGGAGGAAATCGGGCGCGAGGAGGTCGCAAAGCGTTCGCGCAAGACTAAGTCGATCTGGGAGAAAGCGATAAGTCGCGGTACCAAAGTGGCCGCCGGGGGGATGGCCGGTGCCGCCGCTGCCGCCGTGCTTGGCAAGAAATCGCGAGCAAATCCGATGAGGAGCGGGATTACTTCGGCAGCTGGCTCCATCGCGACTGACTTTGCCGGACCCATCGCGGGCCGTTTCGTGAGGAACCTGATCGGTGGACTGATGCGTTGA
- the pabB gene encoding aminodeoxychorismate synthase component I — protein sequence MGQDAEPDCFVLLDDARPTDGGAADALYFENPIETFVAYRPDEVEKTLANAESARQKGGELAGYIAYEAGLALEKRLAPRAAARSGAGGPLVWLCLFDKPTRIPAADVPAWLAARGQGPVSLGPLDPQLSPGGYGTAFDTLRDAIHAGDIYQANLTYPLAGSYRGDPQALYASLRSAASAGYGGIIFDGSHWLLSFSPELFVALDESGSAKAKPMKGTRPRSDDAERDAQLAQELAHSVKDKAENLMIVDLMRNDLSRVAVPGTVRVDSPFAVESYPTVHQMVSSVRAQLSEGMSATDLVRALFPCGSITGAPKIRAMELIGEVERDARGPYCGAIGRVSSDGSAAFNVAIRTLRLTPVENGQGHAVLGVGSAIVADSDSLGERRECEVKAGFVRRSSPDHRAPGFDLVETMSFDPETGIALLELHLARMKKSAEALGFQFDRHALRNQIQALCFELESPVKLRLLASRSGASALETQPMPSPFQGPVKVAALPNPLDPSDWRLSHKTTDRGFYEDAADAARHHGAHEAVLVRDDGLVTEGSYTNIFVERDGVLLTPPTSLGLIPGVLREYLIEKGQAREANLTLCDLADGFQLGNAVRGLFSAELI from the coding sequence ATGGGTCAGGACGCAGAGCCGGATTGTTTCGTATTGCTGGATGACGCGCGCCCAACCGATGGCGGCGCGGCCGATGCGCTGTATTTCGAAAATCCGATTGAAACCTTTGTTGCCTATCGTCCGGACGAAGTCGAGAAGACGCTCGCAAACGCGGAATCCGCCCGACAAAAGGGCGGCGAGCTCGCAGGATATATCGCATATGAAGCCGGACTCGCGCTGGAGAAACGACTTGCACCCAGGGCCGCAGCGCGCTCTGGTGCGGGCGGACCGCTCGTCTGGCTCTGCCTTTTCGACAAGCCGACGAGGATCCCGGCAGCTGATGTGCCGGCGTGGCTCGCTGCGAGGGGACAAGGCCCTGTAAGCCTCGGGCCGCTCGACCCGCAGCTTTCTCCCGGCGGATACGGAACTGCGTTCGATACCTTGCGCGATGCCATCCACGCGGGCGACATCTATCAGGCGAACCTCACCTATCCGCTCGCCGGGTCCTATCGCGGCGATCCGCAGGCGCTTTACGCATCGCTGAGAAGTGCTGCGAGCGCTGGATATGGCGGGATCATCTTCGATGGCTCGCACTGGCTTTTGAGCTTCTCGCCGGAATTGTTTGTTGCTCTCGATGAAAGCGGCAGCGCCAAGGCAAAACCGATGAAGGGCACCCGGCCACGCTCTGACGATGCCGAGCGCGATGCGCAGCTCGCCCAAGAGCTGGCGCATTCGGTCAAGGACAAGGCCGAGAACCTGATGATCGTCGACCTGATGCGCAACGACCTTTCACGCGTCGCAGTACCGGGTACGGTCCGGGTCGATTCGCCATTCGCCGTCGAAAGCTATCCGACCGTGCACCAGATGGTGTCGAGCGTTCGTGCTCAGCTTTCCGAAGGCATGAGCGCCACGGACCTGGTGCGTGCGCTGTTCCCCTGCGGTTCGATCACCGGCGCGCCCAAGATTCGCGCCATGGAGCTGATAGGCGAAGTAGAACGCGATGCACGCGGGCCCTATTGCGGGGCCATCGGGCGCGTCAGTTCTGATGGTTCAGCTGCATTCAACGTCGCGATCCGCACCTTGCGCCTGACACCGGTCGAAAACGGTCAGGGACATGCCGTGCTCGGCGTTGGCTCCGCTATCGTTGCGGACAGCGATTCTCTGGGCGAAAGGCGCGAATGCGAGGTTAAGGCAGGCTTCGTCCGGCGCTCCTCGCCCGATCATCGGGCGCCGGGCTTCGATCTTGTCGAAACCATGTCGTTCGATCCGGAAACCGGGATCGCGCTGCTTGAACTCCACCTTGCACGCATGAAGAAAAGCGCAGAGGCGCTTGGTTTCCAGTTCGACCGCCACGCGCTGCGCAATCAGATCCAGGCTCTGTGTTTTGAGCTCGAAAGTCCGGTCAAGCTGCGGCTGCTGGCCTCTCGCAGCGGGGCGAGCGCGCTTGAGACCCAGCCCATGCCATCACCATTTCAAGGTCCGGTAAAAGTGGCCGCGCTGCCCAACCCGCTCGACCCTTCAGACTGGAGATTGTCGCACAAGACAACCGACCGGGGTTTCTATGAGGACGCGGCGGACGCGGCTCGCCACCATGGTGCGCATGAAGCGGTGTTGGTGCGCGACGACGGACTTGTGACCGAAGGCAGCTACACCAATATCTTCGTCGAGCGCGACGGCGTTCTTCTAACCCCGCCCACCTCGCTCGGCCTGATTCCCGGTGTGCTGCGCGAATATCTCATCGAAAAAGGCCAGGCCCGCGAGGCGAATTTGACGCTCTGCGACCTCGCTGACGGCTTCCAATTGGGCAACGCGGTGCGCGGCCTGTTTTCAGCAGAACTTATATGA
- a CDS encoding RluA family pseudouridine synthase: MNIPIIYEDGEALVIDKPSGLPVDRPKRGGPALFDQIEQLKLGFQRPPVPVHRLDTDTSGCLLLARNPKALKRFNKAFEDRLVGKTYLAVIDFEPAESSGTIELSLSKISSAEKGWRMIAAKKGKPAVSHWELIDTIGEGDKRRSLIRFRPETGRTHQLRVHALQGLGAPLLGDPVYGPVRGQNKGAPRTMLHAETIRVRREGKDTIFAHAPFPADFERAGLSAPAAPVFPEEA, encoded by the coding sequence ATGAACATTCCTATCATTTACGAAGACGGCGAGGCACTCGTTATAGACAAGCCTTCGGGGCTTCCCGTCGATCGCCCCAAGCGCGGCGGTCCCGCTCTGTTCGACCAAATTGAGCAACTAAAGCTGGGCTTCCAGCGCCCGCCCGTCCCCGTGCACCGGCTTGATACGGACACCAGCGGCTGTCTGTTGCTTGCACGCAATCCCAAAGCTCTGAAGCGGTTCAACAAGGCGTTTGAAGATCGCCTCGTCGGAAAAACCTATCTTGCTGTGATTGACTTCGAACCGGCCGAAAGTTCCGGCACGATCGAACTTTCCCTTTCCAAGATCAGTTCCGCTGAGAAGGGGTGGCGCATGATCGCCGCGAAAAAGGGCAAGCCTGCGGTTTCGCATTGGGAGCTGATCGACACGATTGGCGAAGGGGACAAAAGGCGTTCGCTTATCCGTTTCCGCCCTGAAACCGGGCGCACACACCAATTGCGCGTGCACGCGCTGCAAGGGCTGGGGGCGCCCTTGCTGGGTGATCCGGTCTATGGCCCTGTGCGCGGACAGAACAAGGGCGCACCGCGAACAATGCTCCACGCGGAGACAATCCGCGTCAGACGCGAGGGCAAGGACACGATTTTCGCCCATGCACCTTTCCCTGCCGATTTCGAACGCGCCGGTCTCAGCGCGCCCGCTGCCCCGGTCTTTCCGGAAGAGGCCTGA
- the rpmG gene encoding 50S ribosomal protein L33, which produces MAKPATVKIKLVSTEGTGFYYVTKKNPRNTTEKMVFRKYDPVAKKHVEFKEAKIK; this is translated from the coding sequence ATGGCGAAGCCCGCAACCGTCAAGATCAAGCTCGTCTCGACCGAGGGAACGGGCTTTTACTACGTGACCAAGAAGAACCCGCGCAACACCACCGAAAAGATGGTGTTCCGCAAGTACGACCCGGTCGCAAAGAAGCACGTCGAATTCAAGGAAGCCAAGATCAAGTAA